TCTCAGCCGTTATGGACAAGAATGATGCCATTCTTTCTGATGAATTAAACCATGCGTCCATTATTGACGGATGCCGTCTATCCAGAGCTAAAATTATTCGCTTTAATCATTCAGATATGGACGACTTGCGTGCCAAAGCAAAGGAAGCAAAAGAGTCTGGTCAATACAATAAGCTAATGATTATTACGGATGGTGTATTTTCTATGGATGGAGATGTTGCGAAGCTTCCAGAAATAGTAGAAATCGCCGAAGAGTTTGATATCATGACGTATGTAGATGATGCCCACGGTAGTGGAGTACTAGGAAAAGGAGCTGGAACAGTCAAGCACTTTGGGCTATCTGATCGCGTTGACTTCCAAATTGGGACCCTATCTAAAGCAATTGGTGTCGTAGGTGGATACGTAGCAGGAAAACAAGCGCTTATCGACTGGCTAAAAGTAAGAAGCCGTCCGTTCCTATTCTCTACTTCATTAACACCAGCAGATGTGGCTGCTGCAACAAAAGCAATCGACATCTTATTAAACAGTACAGAATTACAAGAAAAGCTTTGGGAGAATAGTCGTTACTTGAAAAAAGGACTTGAAGAGCTTGGATTTAATATTGGAGAGAGTGAAACACCAATTACGCCTTGTATCATTGGTGATGAAAAAACGACGCAGGAATTTAGTAAACGTCTAAATGAAGAAGGTGTGTATGCGAAGTCTATCGTGTTCCCAACGGTTCCACGTGGTACAGGAAGAGTACGGAATATGCCTACGGCTGCTCACACAAAGGAAATGCTTGATCAAGCTTTAGCGATTTACGAAAAAGTTGGCAAAGAAATGGGCGTTATTTAATCGAAACACCAATGGGGGAAACGTGAATATGAAAAAG
The nucleotide sequence above comes from Bacillus carboniphilus. Encoded proteins:
- a CDS encoding glycine C-acetyltransferase, giving the protein MTSQSLDQFLNENLEDLKHRGLYNVIDPLESPNGPVIKIGGRELINLSSNNYLGLATDERLKKAAEEAIEKYGVGAGAVRTINGTLKIHEELEEKLAEFKHTEAAIAYQSGFNCNMAAISAVMDKNDAILSDELNHASIIDGCRLSRAKIIRFNHSDMDDLRAKAKEAKESGQYNKLMIITDGVFSMDGDVAKLPEIVEIAEEFDIMTYVDDAHGSGVLGKGAGTVKHFGLSDRVDFQIGTLSKAIGVVGGYVAGKQALIDWLKVRSRPFLFSTSLTPADVAAATKAIDILLNSTELQEKLWENSRYLKKGLEELGFNIGESETPITPCIIGDEKTTQEFSKRLNEEGVYAKSIVFPTVPRGTGRVRNMPTAAHTKEMLDQALAIYEKVGKEMGVI